In Edaphobacter aggregans, the sequence GGCTTCGACTCAAGCAGCTTCAGAGCTTGAGTTCCTTTGTCTGTGATCGTTTGGAGTCGTTGCAGAATTTCCGTACGGGTCATGATGGTCTCAGTTATCGGTCAGGGAAGGGAACTGTTCTCACCATGGTATCTCGCGACAAAGGACTTAACGAAGAAGGCAGCCGAAGTTGGCCTTCTTCGTTGCCTTTGTTAACGAACCGGTAGCGATCTGCGTGACAAGCGAGGATCGATGGCGGAATCGACAACTCGACCGAACTCCTCAACCGAGCACGCATAGGCGGGTGCCGGGCCGCTGCAACCAGGGACAAAAACAGGCGCTACGGAAGGATGCTCAGCGCCAGTCAAAGGATGAAGATCGCGTATCTGGTCCAGTGTCTGACTGATAAAGAAAACTTGCACGAAAGAGCCGTTGTTTATCCGGCTGCGTCGAACCTCGAAGACGAGCGCACTTCCAGGAGGAGTCGCGTTAAACGTCTGGTCGGGCAGAAGCCAATCGAGATTAAGCAGGCCGCCAAGCCAACTCAAGTTGGAGTCGTGCCCTACGAGCAGGATGAACCGATCTTTCGGGTTACCGAGTTGATTGGGCGTCGGCTTATCCGAAGCAGCGCTGAGAACAGTGTCGCGAATGTGTGCCGCAAGATGGGAGGCTCCCACCTGTGCCGTATAGGGAGTGCGGAGTATGAAATCGTGGAACTGGGTGTTCATCTGCATCAGATCGTTGAGGTCTGCGCGGGATAGCCGGCCCCAGCCAACCTGCGTCATAGGCTTGCCTTCGGTGTATTGAAGCAAGAAGTTTTCAGCGAAATCTGCGCCGAGGACGACTGGGTTTTCAATATGCGGATCACGAGGAGTTGCTATGCCGTCCTGAACCTGAATACTGCGAAAGTCCGGAACGGCGCGATTGCAACCGGGACCTTTGCAATCGATAAGTATGGTGTGCATCTTTTCCAATTGACGGGCAAAGGCGTTAGTAAACCAATCTGGCTGGTCTGCCATTCGGCCAGAAGTAGCATCCTTGATACGCTGCTGGTCGACATCCTTGCTCATCGACGGCGAAAAGAGCGGGTTGAATGGACTAACCGTCGAATGTACTTCCACCTTGCATTGCGGAGATAGCCCGGTCAGTACCGCCTTAGCCGAGGCGATCGTGCGTTGGGTCGTATTCGCTTCGACGTAGAACACCGATTGATCGCAGGTGTCATCCTGTAAGAACGAGGAATAACGTTCGCGATAGAACTCACCAAGCCTACGCAAAGCGTCGCTCCCGTGCGGTGTCAGGACACCGGGCTCAGTCGGCCATGCTGGCCAAGCCTGCGCGTTGTAGGCGCTGGAACGTGTCTCGCTTTCTATCGGTGCTCGCACGCCATGCCGCATGAGCACAATCACGGCCTGAAGATCGCCATCGTCTGGCTTTTGTGCAGGCTGTCCGAGAGCGATTTGAGCGCAGAAAGCTGCAATTAAAATGTTGAGGAGGAGGCGTCGGTCGTACACTCTGAAAATCATCCTGGCTCCTATCTTTTAAATCCTGAATAAATCACTAAGCCATGCGCGCCTAAGCCGCCAGCAGGAACTACCTGCTGGATGGGGCGGAAGCTGATGGGCGAAGTTCCTTAGCATCCTGCTTCAGATAGGGAGCCAGCGCCTCGTACTGGTTCGTAGGGATAAAGTTTACCCCGGCAGAGATTGCGGCCTTCCACCGCAGGACGACTGCCTCACGCGAGCCGAAGTTGTAACTCATTCCCCAGCCTTGGTCCTCCACGGGAGCAAACCCGTCAAGCGCATAAAACCGCACCCAGTAGCCCATTGCGTGCGCATGATCGACGAGTGAGCGCAACCGCTTGTTGTCGGCTTCAGTCCAATCGCCTGCCTGCGGTGCACCGCCTTCTTCCACCGAGTACCAAGAGCTGTTCCACCAACGCCTGTAGTTTGTGGGTTTCTCCTTTAGAAGCTCTTCGGGGCTTACAGTGACCGCCCAATGCATGAGCTGGTCCTTCGTCATGTTCCCGGGGGTGTCGTGAGAGTGCGCCGAACCAAAAAGACGCAGACGGGCGCCCACCGGCAGGGCGTCGTAGAAGACCTTCTGCTGTTCGTCTGCCTCTTCCGTGACCACCAG encodes:
- a CDS encoding histidine-type phosphatase, with protein sequence MIFRVYDRRLLLNILIAAFCAQIALGQPAQKPDDGDLQAVIVLMRHGVRAPIESETRSSAYNAQAWPAWPTEPGVLTPHGSDALRRLGEFYRERYSSFLQDDTCDQSVFYVEANTTQRTIASAKAVLTGLSPQCKVEVHSTVSPFNPLFSPSMSKDVDQQRIKDATSGRMADQPDWFTNAFARQLEKMHTILIDCKGPGCNRAVPDFRSIQVQDGIATPRDPHIENPVVLGADFAENFLLQYTEGKPMTQVGWGRLSRADLNDLMQMNTQFHDFILRTPYTAQVGASHLAAHIRDTVLSAASDKPTPNQLGNPKDRFILLVGHDSNLSWLGGLLNLDWLLPDQTFNATPPGSALVFEVRRSRINNGSFVQVFFISQTLDQIRDLHPLTGAEHPSVAPVFVPGCSGPAPAYACSVEEFGRVVDSAIDPRLSRRSLPVR